In Porphyromonas cangingivalis, a genomic segment contains:
- a CDS encoding efflux RND transporter permease subunit, whose protein sequence is MSLYQSAVRRPVTTALIFVAIVIIGLFSLTKLSTDLYPKIDMNSIMVITTYNGASAEDIENTVSRSVENVLNTVSNVKHIKSNSMDNFSTVSLEFESGSNMDVATNDVRDKLDRITSALPKEASKPLIFKFSMDDIPIMVISAQAVESAKGLDKIIDDNLTNRIARLDGVGSVQVVGAPIREINIYCNPEKLEAYHLTVEQISQAVQMSNRNIPIGSIDIGSKTASFRLQGEFENVKDVEDIVVGGFQGRNVYLRDVAEVHDGDKERMQESYNNGIPGGYIIIRKQSGANSVAICNSINKILPEIQASMPSDVKLIKVMDTSEYITNTINSLLKTILIIFVVVILVVLFFLGRWRATFIIILTIPISLIAAFIYLMESGNTLNVISLSALSIAIGMVVDDAIVVLENITTHIERGSFPKQAAIYATNEVALSVIASTLTMLAVFLPLTMVTGFTGVMFRQLGWVVSIVMIISTISALTLTPMLSSQMLRRTARNSRVYDKIFDPIKHLLDKLDKAYAKALAWCVYHRKTVIVGATLIFLGSLMLMPFVKTEFLPDNDQGYITGTIELPQGYSKDKALDFANMFSEEMRAKYPEDLTSFSFTVGQADDDNIFAAFQGSGSNIISINVLMPPFDQRTMTTTQLTQTLREELSQYPVVESYNIKAGEGFGGSPYAVQLEIYGHSFDKTNKVAEQFVEKIKSKPACSEVNLSRKPSSPEYNVVFDDEKLAMYGLTKTTAATSLRNAITGITSSYFREDGKEYTIKVRYAQQYRESLESIENILITTPRGATIRLRDLGEIRMRETPPTIERKDRERYMSIGMTTASGYAMSDLVTQCREVMKEIELPEGASWKLAGQFETQQESFGDLFALMILIILLVFIVMAAEFESLVDPFVIMFSVPFAFSGVILGLVITGTPMGVMALIGAIMLIGIVVKNGIVLIDYTILCRERGNGILASVVMAGKSRLRPVLMTTATTVLGMLPLAFGRGEGAELWRSMGMTVAFGLTVSTLITLVIVPTVYAIFAGNGIKRKRRKFHKKRVQELAQ, encoded by the coding sequence ATGAGTCTATATCAATCAGCTGTCCGAAGACCCGTCACCACTGCGCTTATCTTTGTCGCAATCGTGATTATCGGGCTCTTCTCACTGACAAAACTATCAACGGACTTGTATCCCAAGATCGACATGAATTCGATCATGGTCATTACGACCTACAATGGGGCAAGTGCCGAGGATATTGAAAATACCGTCTCTCGCTCGGTCGAAAATGTCCTTAACACGGTTTCGAATGTCAAGCACATTAAGTCAAACTCAATGGACAACTTCTCGACGGTCTCACTGGAATTCGAGTCAGGCTCAAATATGGATGTCGCGACGAACGACGTCCGTGATAAGTTGGATCGTATCACGAGTGCTCTTCCGAAAGAAGCGAGTAAGCCACTGATATTCAAGTTCAGCATGGATGATATCCCTATCATGGTCATCTCAGCACAAGCAGTAGAGAGTGCCAAGGGACTTGATAAGATCATCGATGACAACTTGACCAACAGGATTGCTCGTCTTGACGGAGTCGGTTCTGTACAAGTCGTGGGTGCTCCCATACGAGAGATAAACATCTACTGCAATCCTGAGAAACTCGAAGCTTATCACCTCACCGTAGAGCAGATATCTCAAGCCGTTCAGATGTCCAACCGTAATATCCCCATCGGTTCAATAGATATCGGTAGTAAGACTGCGTCTTTCAGACTTCAGGGAGAGTTCGAAAATGTAAAGGATGTCGAGGATATCGTTGTCGGCGGCTTCCAAGGGCGCAATGTCTACCTCAGAGATGTGGCAGAGGTGCACGATGGAGATAAGGAGCGCATGCAGGAATCGTACAATAATGGCATCCCCGGAGGATATATCATAATCCGTAAGCAGTCCGGAGCAAACAGTGTCGCTATATGCAACTCTATCAACAAGATCCTTCCTGAGATCCAGGCATCAATGCCTTCAGACGTCAAGCTGATCAAGGTCATGGACACATCAGAGTATATCACAAATACGATCAATAGTCTTTTGAAGACGATTTTGATCATCTTTGTTGTGGTTATCTTGGTCGTGCTGTTCTTCCTTGGGCGATGGCGAGCCACATTTATTATTATTCTCACAATTCCGATATCACTGATTGCAGCCTTTATTTATCTGATGGAATCAGGCAATACTCTCAACGTCATATCATTGAGTGCGCTATCCATTGCCATAGGTATGGTTGTGGATGATGCTATTGTGGTATTGGAGAATATCACCACACACATTGAACGAGGGAGTTTTCCGAAGCAAGCGGCTATATACGCTACAAACGAAGTGGCTCTATCCGTGATTGCATCTACCCTGACTATGCTTGCGGTGTTTTTGCCTCTGACGATGGTCACAGGATTTACCGGGGTGATGTTCAGACAGCTTGGCTGGGTGGTGAGTATAGTGATGATCATCTCAACCATTTCTGCACTTACACTTACACCGATGTTAAGTTCGCAGATGCTCAGACGTACAGCGCGTAACAGTCGTGTTTATGACAAGATCTTTGATCCTATCAAGCATCTGTTGGACAAACTGGATAAGGCTTACGCAAAGGCCTTGGCTTGGTGTGTATATCACCGTAAGACCGTTATTGTTGGAGCGACATTGATCTTTTTGGGCTCACTCATGTTGATGCCTTTTGTGAAGACTGAATTTCTTCCCGATAACGATCAAGGCTATATTACAGGTACGATAGAGCTTCCGCAGGGGTACAGTAAAGATAAGGCTCTTGACTTTGCAAATATGTTTTCAGAGGAAATGCGTGCCAAGTATCCCGAGGACTTGACCTCATTTAGTTTTACTGTCGGTCAGGCTGATGATGATAACATCTTTGCTGCTTTTCAAGGATCAGGAAGTAACATCATCTCGATTAATGTACTGATGCCTCCTTTTGATCAACGCACGATGACCACGACTCAACTCACTCAGACTTTGAGAGAGGAATTGTCACAATATCCCGTTGTTGAGAGCTATAACATCAAGGCCGGAGAAGGTTTTGGTGGAAGTCCTTACGCTGTTCAGCTTGAGATTTATGGGCATAGCTTTGATAAAACCAATAAGGTCGCAGAGCAGTTTGTCGAAAAGATAAAGAGCAAACCTGCTTGTTCTGAGGTCAACCTATCTCGCAAACCATCTTCTCCGGAATATAATGTTGTATTCGATGACGAAAAGTTGGCAATGTATGGGCTTACCAAGACCACTGCGGCCACTTCGTTGCGTAATGCCATTACCGGGATAACTTCCTCTTATTTTAGGGAAGATGGTAAAGAGTACACAATCAAGGTACGGTATGCACAACAATATCGAGAGAGCCTTGAGTCGATCGAGAACATTCTCATCACCACTCCAAGAGGTGCTACGATACGTCTCAGAGATCTTGGTGAAATCCGAATGAGAGAGACACCTCCCACGATCGAACGAAAAGACCGAGAGCGTTATATGAGTATAGGTATGACGACAGCTTCAGGCTATGCGATGAGTGACCTTGTCACACAATGTCGTGAGGTTATGAAGGAGATTGAGCTCCCGGAGGGTGCTTCGTGGAAGCTTGCCGGACAGTTTGAGACACAGCAAGAGTCTTTCGGAGATCTCTTTGCACTGATGATTCTTATCATTCTTCTTGTTTTTATTGTGATGGCAGCAGAGTTTGAGTCTTTAGTGGATCCATTTGTCATTATGTTCTCCGTTCCATTTGCCTTCAGTGGAGTTATCCTCGGGCTCGTCATCACAGGTACACCAATGGGGGTCATGGCACTTATCGGTGCTATCATGCTTATTGGTATTGTGGTCAAAAATGGTATTGTGCTCATCGATTATACCATACTCTGTCGCGAGAGAGGTAATGGCATACTTGCGAGTGTCGTTATGGCCGGTAAGTCTCGTCTACGCCCTGTACTTATGACCACTGCGACAACGGTGCTTGGTATGCTTCCGCTTGCTTTTGGTCGTGGTGAGGGTGCTGAGCTATGGAGATCCATGGGTATGACCGTAGCCTTTGGACTTACGGTTTCGACCCTGATTACCTTAGTTATTGTTCCTACAGTGTATGCGATATTTGCAGGTAATGGAATCAAACGCAAACGTAGAAAGTTTCACAAAAAGAGAGTTCAAGAACTCGCTCAATAA
- a CDS encoding PG0541 family transporter-associated protein has product MNKSKAVFISCNQAFYEHVLELLDRLNIRGMTSWEQVKGRGSFTGEPHYGTHTWPTLNSAMLTIVPEDKVEILLDGLRKLDQRAEQQGLRAFVWDITGGL; this is encoded by the coding sequence ATGAATAAATCAAAAGCTGTATTTATATCATGCAATCAGGCTTTCTATGAGCATGTCCTCGAACTTCTTGACAGACTCAACATTCGAGGTATGACATCATGGGAGCAGGTCAAGGGTCGGGGATCTTTCACCGGGGAACCACATTATGGGACGCACACTTGGCCTACATTAAATTCGGCTATGCTGACCATTGTTCCGGAAGACAAAGTCGAGATATTGCTCGACGGGCTTCGAAAGCTTGACCAAAGAGCCGAGCAACAAGGTCTCCGCGCCTTCGTATGGGACATCACCGGAGGTCTCTGA
- a CDS encoding MATE family efflux transporter — protein sequence MREAKILTEGSIPKHLFKLALPILGTSFVQMLYNFTDMAWLGRLNSEAIAAVGAASVFMWLASSISLINKVGSEVTVAHAIGKRDEGSGLHFANHNLHLSLIIGLLLGGIYLLFGSPLLNFYELEPHIHKGALNYLRITSLGLPFVFSCGALTGIYNAAGHSKIPFVISTIGLVLNMILDPLFIYVFSMGLEGAGVATIIAQGVVCLLFIIQIRYKDRLFGGVSLFSKLSWDTCYTIFKIGVPVALFNSLFAFINMYLGRLASLAGGHIGVLTLTTGGQLEAISWNTAQGFATALSTFISQNYGAKKILRLLDAYKFTLRMTVIFGLASTMLYVFGGEALFSIIVPDPIAFKAGGIYLKISGYSQLFMILEITSQGFFYGIRKTVPPAIISIGGNLLRIPACLIALEYYPSVETIWWVISLSTILKGTIAMIWYLRVRKQILSEE from the coding sequence ATAAGAGAAGCAAAAATACTCACCGAAGGCAGTATCCCCAAGCACCTCTTCAAGCTTGCCCTCCCCATACTCGGCACCTCATTTGTACAGATGCTGTACAACTTCACGGATATGGCATGGTTGGGGCGACTCAACAGTGAAGCCATAGCCGCCGTAGGTGCGGCGTCGGTATTCATGTGGCTGGCCAGCTCCATCTCCTTGATCAATAAGGTAGGTAGTGAGGTGACTGTTGCTCATGCAATAGGTAAGCGAGACGAAGGCTCCGGACTGCACTTCGCAAATCACAACCTACACCTATCTCTGATCATCGGGCTACTTCTCGGAGGGATTTATCTCCTCTTCGGATCACCGTTACTCAACTTCTATGAGCTTGAACCACACATCCACAAAGGAGCACTCAATTATCTGAGGATTACCTCTCTGGGACTTCCTTTTGTATTCAGTTGTGGAGCCCTTACAGGCATCTACAACGCAGCCGGGCACAGTAAGATTCCATTTGTAATCAGTACGATAGGACTTGTCTTAAATATGATACTTGATCCCTTGTTCATCTATGTGTTCAGCATGGGATTGGAAGGAGCAGGCGTTGCGACGATTATAGCCCAAGGAGTCGTCTGCCTGCTGTTTATCATTCAGATAAGGTACAAAGACCGTTTGTTTGGAGGTGTATCTCTCTTCTCCAAATTATCATGGGATACGTGCTATACGATATTTAAAATCGGAGTACCGGTAGCTCTGTTCAATAGCCTCTTTGCATTCATCAATATGTATCTCGGACGACTGGCATCATTGGCCGGCGGACATATAGGGGTCTTGACGCTTACAACAGGAGGACAACTCGAGGCCATTTCTTGGAACACAGCCCAAGGTTTTGCGACGGCTCTGAGTACATTCATTTCTCAGAATTATGGTGCAAAAAAGATATTACGTCTCCTGGATGCTTATAAATTCACACTACGAATGACTGTCATCTTTGGCTTGGCCTCGACGATGTTGTATGTCTTCGGAGGTGAAGCTCTATTCAGCATCATAGTCCCCGATCCTATCGCATTCAAAGCAGGTGGCATATATCTCAAGATCAGTGGCTACTCACAGCTCTTTATGATCTTGGAGATCACATCTCAAGGCTTCTTCTATGGCATACGGAAAACCGTCCCTCCCGCAATTATAAGTATCGGAGGCAATCTCTTGCGGATCCCTGCCTGCCTCATAGCTCTGGAATACTACCCTTCGGTCGAAACCATTTGGTGGGTCATATCCCTATCAACAATACTAAAAGGTACAATCGCAATGATATGGTATCTTAGAGTACGCAAACAAATACTTTCTGAAGAGTAA
- the rlmN gene encoding 23S rRNA (adenine(2503)-C(2))-methyltransferase RlmN yields MSKKILLGTTLDEMYGIIAEIGEPKYRAKQVIEWLYQKRVKSFDDMSNLPKALREKLNESYEIGRHDVITRQISKDGTEKYLFKVQHSPDQAVETVYIPEADRATLCVSSQVGCKMNCSFCHTGKMGFKSNLNPSDIINQILSVPHHEKLTNIVFMGMGEPLDNYEAVAKVLEIMTASWGLAWSPKRITVSTIGPKVGLTRFLSEQQAHLAISIHSPFARERLSLMPVEKAFPIQSIIETLKGYDFSGQRRLFFEYILFDGFNDSLQHAEALCKLLAPLDCRVNLIRYHSIPGVDLQSPSPRAVQAFEDYLNDHGVRCTTRRSRGEDIFAACGMLSTKKDEN; encoded by the coding sequence ATGAGCAAAAAGATATTATTAGGCACGACCCTTGATGAGATGTATGGTATCATCGCCGAAATAGGAGAACCGAAATATAGGGCAAAGCAAGTCATCGAATGGCTTTATCAGAAGAGAGTAAAGTCGTTCGATGACATGAGCAACCTCCCGAAGGCTTTAAGAGAAAAGCTGAATGAGTCGTATGAGATCGGCAGACACGATGTGATCACTCGCCAGATATCGAAAGATGGTACAGAGAAGTATCTCTTCAAAGTACAGCATAGCCCTGATCAAGCCGTCGAGACTGTTTATATCCCCGAAGCGGACAGAGCCACACTGTGTGTATCCAGTCAGGTGGGTTGTAAGATGAATTGCTCCTTTTGCCACACAGGTAAGATGGGCTTCAAATCCAACCTCAACCCCTCAGACATCATCAATCAGATACTCAGCGTACCGCACCATGAGAAACTGACAAACATCGTATTTATGGGGATGGGAGAACCGTTGGACAACTACGAAGCCGTAGCTAAGGTTCTGGAAATCATGACAGCATCTTGGGGCTTGGCATGGAGCCCCAAAAGGATCACAGTAAGCACAATCGGTCCTAAGGTCGGTCTCACTCGTTTCCTCTCGGAACAACAAGCCCACTTGGCAATAAGCATCCATAGTCCATTCGCCCGGGAGCGACTGTCACTCATGCCGGTAGAAAAAGCGTTCCCAATACAGAGCATCATTGAGACCCTCAAGGGGTATGACTTCTCGGGACAGAGAAGACTCTTTTTCGAATACATCTTATTCGATGGATTCAATGACTCTCTCCAGCATGCAGAAGCACTATGCAAACTGCTTGCTCCACTCGATTGCAGAGTCAACCTCATCAGATATCACTCCATCCCCGGTGTAGACTTGCAATCACCGTCACCACGCGCTGTACAAGCCTTTGAGGACTATCTCAATGATCATGGAGTAAGATGTACCACTCGTCGATCGAGAGGGGAGGACATCTTTGCTGCTTGTGGTATGCTATCTACGAAAAAAGACGAAAATTGA
- a CDS encoding UvrD-helicase domain-containing protein: MNSSLKIYKASAGSGKTFTLTAEYLKLLFENADDPYAFRKILAVTFTNKATAEMKQRILSELYKISIGDKGGVYDLVKSSTSLTENDISRKARQILKNILEDYSAFKVQTIDSFFQEIVRSFAMEMNRQSAFGIEMDSENVITLSLESLIERLDGQSPNIASLRKWISKVYQENLENESHTSTFEDIKRLASALLFSESNSPILKDITEITADKIDEAKQGLKVIIEEALRSFTDACSDIVAFFAHHGINPQDSYRKYLSKFGELLTEDGEVAKTFLEDEKKGFNASIIAIGYEDGPLYAKSVNASVKALFDSNELAIREKVKNVLETYKQNKQDVITSQLLLKYINAIPGMIELIHDIEEYRIEHNCLIISDINQLLNTIINDSELPFVYEKVGTRIKHYMIDEFQDTSPLQWANFNPLLRESLDNGNRNLLVGDVKQSIYRFRGTDSSLLGYKINREFDGFISESNLEYNWRSQKNIVDFNNAFFDKAYDFERFYQEQYGQQITEKTDDIQAHEHSYIDATQKLPDGREERGYITITQIEGKEINLEDIAGSIEAKLIQLQKEQGYSPSDIAFLVRNRAEGMLIAGLLSKLEEMYADDDKLSFNFLSDDALLINNSIIVRFLMCLIRCFAYPGREEYEKELALHIERYVRMYGRYLKEINVDALSQRLLKIISYGLTVYEAISKAVEIIGYIPQEDETYVSSFLDIIFSFSSQKIGSYGLFVEWWEEHKDSAMINMGESRTNSITITTIHKSKGLEYPVVMLPFASWQITRKSLASPRIITAEQLPKKFGFLPFYIIPTSYSKFAQSYLADMAETQFETDYTDTLNLLYVAFTRASEELHVYTHTNTKNNSADIILNRLDVINQHLMIDIEEDPDTGVIISHYGDPTHKNATKITSQQHDQQRVLKGITATPRYEDLLLSRRGYALSFEAEADRRKGIILHEIMSRTTTLDDFTHHIDKEVTLGRLTEEERENYTEKLKEALKHPIIGTWFNRAYSTDALTEQDILTKEGLYRPDKVLIKDGKAVVIDYKFGAHNDGKYRKQVRQYLNLLEKMGYESPTGYIWYNLDNDIDTVTLKQ; this comes from the coding sequence ATGAACTCTTCACTCAAGATATACAAGGCTTCCGCAGGATCCGGAAAGACATTTACCCTCACAGCAGAGTACCTCAAGCTCCTTTTTGAGAATGCTGATGATCCCTATGCCTTCCGAAAGATATTGGCCGTAACCTTTACGAATAAGGCAACGGCAGAGATGAAACAACGCATCCTCTCTGAACTCTATAAGATAAGTATCGGAGACAAGGGCGGTGTATATGATCTTGTGAAGAGCAGTACAAGCCTGACAGAAAACGATATCTCCCGCAAGGCTCGACAGATCCTCAAAAACATACTGGAAGACTACTCGGCTTTCAAAGTCCAGACGATAGACTCCTTCTTTCAAGAGATTGTGAGAAGCTTTGCCATGGAAATGAACCGTCAGAGTGCATTCGGTATAGAGATGGACTCGGAGAATGTGATAACCCTATCGCTCGAAAGTCTCATCGAGCGGTTGGACGGACAGTCTCCGAACATCGCCTCACTGAGAAAGTGGATCAGTAAGGTGTACCAAGAAAACCTCGAGAACGAAAGTCATACGAGCACGTTCGAGGACATCAAACGTCTGGCAAGTGCTCTGCTCTTTTCGGAAAGTAATAGTCCGATCCTCAAAGATATCACAGAGATCACGGCAGACAAGATAGATGAAGCCAAGCAGGGCCTAAAAGTGATTATCGAAGAGGCCTTACGGTCATTCACCGATGCGTGTTCGGATATTGTTGCATTCTTTGCTCATCATGGCATAAACCCTCAAGATAGTTATCGGAAGTATCTGAGCAAATTTGGCGAACTACTTACGGAAGATGGAGAAGTCGCAAAGACATTTTTGGAAGACGAGAAGAAGGGCTTCAATGCCTCTATCATCGCAATCGGCTACGAAGATGGGCCTCTCTATGCCAAAAGTGTAAATGCTTCTGTAAAAGCACTCTTTGACTCAAACGAACTTGCAATCAGGGAGAAGGTAAAGAACGTACTTGAAACATACAAGCAAAATAAGCAGGATGTCATCACCTCTCAGCTTCTTCTCAAGTACATCAATGCCATCCCCGGGATGATCGAACTCATCCATGACATCGAAGAGTACCGCATAGAGCATAACTGTCTCATCATCTCAGACATCAACCAACTCCTCAACACAATCATCAATGACTCGGAGCTACCCTTTGTCTATGAAAAGGTAGGGACTCGTATCAAGCACTACATGATCGATGAGTTTCAGGATACAAGCCCCCTGCAATGGGCCAACTTCAACCCCCTACTCCGCGAAAGCCTTGATAATGGGAATCGTAATCTGCTCGTAGGTGATGTCAAACAAAGTATCTATCGCTTCCGTGGGACGGATAGCTCACTGCTCGGATACAAGATAAACAGAGAATTTGACGGCTTTATTTCGGAAAGCAACTTGGAATACAACTGGCGTAGTCAAAAGAATATAGTGGACTTCAACAACGCATTCTTCGACAAAGCCTACGACTTCGAACGATTCTATCAAGAGCAATATGGCCAACAAATCACGGAGAAGACAGATGACATCCAAGCACATGAACATTCGTACATCGATGCAACACAAAAGTTACCCGACGGACGTGAAGAAAGAGGTTACATAACAATTACACAAATCGAGGGAAAGGAAATAAATCTCGAAGATATCGCAGGATCGATAGAGGCAAAGTTGATTCAACTACAAAAGGAACAAGGATACTCTCCGTCTGACATAGCTTTCCTTGTGCGCAACAGAGCGGAAGGAATGCTGATCGCAGGCTTATTGTCCAAACTGGAAGAGATGTATGCAGATGATGATAAACTGTCATTCAATTTCTTATCGGACGACGCCTTATTGATCAACAACTCCATTATCGTACGTTTCTTGATGTGTCTGATCAGGTGCTTCGCTTATCCTGGTCGTGAAGAATACGAGAAAGAGTTGGCTCTGCATATCGAACGATACGTAAGGATGTACGGAAGATATCTGAAAGAGATCAATGTCGATGCACTTTCTCAACGACTTTTGAAGATCATCTCTTATGGTCTTACGGTCTACGAAGCCATATCAAAAGCAGTGGAGATCATTGGGTACATTCCGCAAGAGGATGAGACTTATGTCAGTTCGTTTTTGGACATAATCTTCTCTTTCTCGTCGCAGAAGATAGGATCTTACGGACTCTTTGTCGAATGGTGGGAAGAGCACAAAGACTCTGCCATGATCAACATGGGTGAAAGTCGGACCAACAGTATCACCATAACGACCATACACAAATCCAAAGGGTTGGAGTATCCGGTAGTCATGCTACCTTTCGCTTCGTGGCAAATAACGAGGAAAAGTCTTGCCTCACCTCGTATCATCACAGCAGAGCAACTCCCCAAAAAATTTGGGTTCTTGCCATTTTATATTATTCCGACATCTTACTCCAAGTTCGCACAAAGCTACTTGGCTGATATGGCTGAGACACAGTTTGAGACAGACTATACAGATACTCTGAACTTGCTGTATGTTGCGTTCACCCGAGCTTCGGAGGAGTTGCACGTGTACACCCACACAAACACAAAAAATAACTCTGCTGACATCATCCTCAATAGACTTGATGTTATAAATCAACATCTCATGATAGACATCGAAGAGGACCCTGACACAGGTGTGATCATCTCTCATTATGGTGACCCTACACACAAAAATGCGACAAAAATAACTTCCCAACAACATGATCAGCAAAGAGTGCTCAAAGGGATCACTGCAACCCCTCGCTATGAGGACTTGTTGCTCAGTCGAAGGGGCTATGCGCTCTCATTCGAAGCCGAAGCTGACCGCCGGAAGGGTATCATCCTTCATGAGATCATGTCTCGCACTACGACTCTCGATGACTTCACCCATCATATAGACAAAGAGGTGACCTTGGGAAGACTGACGGAGGAAGAGCGAGAGAACTACACTGAAAAGTTGAAAGAAGCTCTGAAGCACCCGATCATAGGTACTTGGTTCAATAGGGCGTACTCTACGGATGCACTTACAGAACAAGACATATTGACCAAAGAAGGTCTGTATCGTCCCGACAAAGTCCTCATCAAGGATGGTAAAGCTGTGGTGATCGACTACAAGTTCGGGGCACACAATGACGGCAAGTACAGAAAACAAGTAAGACAGTACCTGAACCTCTTGGAAAAGATGGGTTACGAGTCCCCTACAGGATATATATGGTACAATCTTGACAACGATATAGATACAGTAACACTGAAGCAATGA
- a CDS encoding translation initiation factor, producing the protein MAKSNKYTHDDTSDGLVFSTNSELLQKIQLGNLLSVETLAPEKQRLTVQLDTKARKGKIVTLISGFEGQEKDLEELGKRLKTACGVGGSAKDGQIIVQGSCVDKVLSYLNEWGYTKTKRKG; encoded by the coding sequence ATGGCTAAAAGCAATAAATATACACACGATGACACATCGGATGGATTGGTATTCTCGACCAATTCTGAACTGCTACAAAAGATACAACTCGGCAACCTTCTCTCTGTGGAGACCCTTGCCCCCGAAAAACAAAGGCTGACTGTACAGCTCGATACCAAAGCTCGAAAGGGCAAGATAGTGACACTGATCTCAGGCTTCGAGGGACAAGAAAAAGACTTGGAAGAACTGGGTAAGCGTCTCAAGACGGCTTGTGGTGTCGGAGGCAGTGCCAAGGATGGACAGATCATTGTACAAGGCTCTTGTGTAGATAAGGTCCTATCTTACTTGAATGAGTGGGGGTACACCAAAACCAAACGAAAAGGCTGA